Proteins encoded by one window of Synechococcus sp. MVIR-18-1:
- a CDS encoding aminotransferase class I/II-fold pyridoxal phosphate-dependent enzyme yields the protein MHSLIPLLRPDRRRPLHLPVHGRGRALPPALKRLLRQPPGSWDLPELPEIGGPLEGEGAVAEAQAQLASRLGVAGCWFGVNGATGLLQAALSALAGPGQAVLLPRNAHRSLIAACVLGGIRPVFLPVPFLSDRGHPGAMSAQCLERALKDLPSIPEAIVGAVLVHPTYHGYASDPMPLVAALHRHGLPVLVDEAHGTHFAFAGGEALPRSSLHAGADLVVHSLHKSAPGLGQTAVLWLQGMRVRSEEVQASLLRFQTSSPSALLLASCEATLNWMLTPAWERLLHRRVKEAHQLADRLRAAGLPLSRSDDPLRLILVTAEKGISGLDADSWFMERGLIAELPEPFCLTFCLGLASQRGLASRMQRLWRRLQMSQASSGPLEPLLLPPLETSSTPELLPALAVRAPACELSLQDSAGRIAAEMICPYPPGIPLLIPGERIGSDRLEWLLDQHRRWPELVPGKVKVLAEGPQVQLG from the coding sequence ATGCACTCCTTAATTCCATTGCTACGGCCTGATCGGCGGCGGCCTCTTCACTTGCCGGTGCATGGTCGGGGCAGAGCTTTGCCACCTGCTTTAAAGCGCTTGCTGCGGCAGCCACCCGGTAGTTGGGATCTCCCAGAACTTCCAGAGATTGGTGGTCCCCTTGAGGGGGAAGGTGCCGTTGCTGAGGCGCAAGCACAACTGGCTTCCCGATTGGGTGTGGCTGGTTGTTGGTTCGGTGTGAACGGGGCAACCGGTTTGCTCCAAGCAGCGCTTTCGGCCCTTGCTGGACCTGGGCAAGCGGTGTTGTTGCCGCGTAATGCCCATCGCAGCTTGATTGCTGCCTGCGTGTTGGGAGGCATCCGACCTGTGTTTTTACCCGTTCCATTCCTGTCTGATCGTGGACATCCCGGTGCGATGTCTGCGCAGTGTTTGGAGAGAGCGCTCAAGGATTTGCCCTCCATCCCCGAGGCGATCGTGGGCGCCGTGTTGGTGCATCCCACGTATCACGGTTATGCCTCCGACCCCATGCCCCTCGTCGCAGCCCTGCATCGTCATGGCTTGCCCGTGCTTGTGGATGAAGCACATGGAACCCACTTTGCTTTCGCTGGTGGTGAGGCGCTACCGCGCTCGTCCCTCCATGCGGGCGCTGATCTCGTGGTGCATTCGTTGCATAAATCAGCACCTGGTCTTGGGCAGACAGCCGTGCTTTGGCTCCAAGGCATGCGTGTGAGGTCTGAAGAGGTGCAAGCGTCGTTGCTCAGATTTCAGACCAGCAGCCCTAGCGCTCTGTTGTTGGCCTCTTGTGAGGCAACGTTGAATTGGATGCTCACTCCGGCGTGGGAGCGCCTGCTGCATCGAAGAGTGAAGGAGGCGCATCAGCTTGCAGATCGCCTTCGTGCTGCAGGACTGCCGTTGAGCCGAAGTGATGACCCCTTGCGTTTGATTTTGGTGACTGCTGAAAAGGGAATCAGCGGTTTGGATGCTGATTCCTGGTTCATGGAACGGGGATTGATCGCTGAACTCCCAGAACCTTTTTGTTTGACCTTTTGCTTGGGCTTGGCATCCCAGCGTGGCTTGGCTTCACGCATGCAACGGCTTTGGCGAAGACTCCAGATGTCTCAAGCCAGTTCTGGGCCTTTGGAACCGCTTCTCTTGCCGCCTTTGGAGACCAGCTCAACGCCTGAATTGCTTCCAGCGCTTGCCGTTAGGGCTCCAGCCTGTGAGCTGTCTCTTCAGGACAGTGCTGGTCGAATTGCCGCTGAAATGATTTGTCCTTATCCGCCGGGGATTCCTTTGCTCATTCCTGGAGAAAGAATTGGATCGGATCGGTTGGAATGGTTGTTGGATCAGCACCGGAGATGGCCGGAACTCGTGCCCGGTAAGGTGAAAGTCCTGGCTGAAGGGCCGCAGGTGCAACTGGGGTGA
- a CDS encoding phosphatidate cytidylyltransferase: MISDVVSSSQGKTKKGFDRKRLLSGLLAGAFGLLVVGLGGWWFTLALGVIVHLGLLEFFRMAQFKGMRPATKTTLVACQLLLFSTQWANSGGLPALLPDAVLPLSGAAICGWLLLQPKTGSIADIAASIFGLFYLGFLPSHWLRLRNLTDFDIAPVLQRLSIDNSWLSSGLLITLAACLMVVASDIGSYMIGRRIGRHPLSPISPSKTIEGAIGGALCSVLVGALMASLMGWTLGWLSGGLLGALVALFALVGDLTESMMKRDAGVKDSGDALPGHGGILDRIDSYLFTPAVVYYALILVMPLIAN, encoded by the coding sequence GTGATTTCAGACGTAGTAAGCAGCAGCCAGGGCAAAACCAAGAAGGGTTTTGATCGCAAGCGCTTGCTCAGTGGATTGCTGGCTGGCGCTTTTGGGTTGCTGGTTGTGGGTCTTGGCGGGTGGTGGTTCACGCTCGCGTTGGGGGTGATCGTGCATTTGGGGTTGTTGGAATTTTTCCGAATGGCCCAGTTCAAAGGCATGAGACCTGCCACAAAAACAACGCTTGTGGCATGCCAGCTCCTGCTGTTCAGCACGCAGTGGGCCAATTCAGGAGGTCTTCCTGCTTTATTACCTGATGCCGTGCTGCCTTTATCGGGTGCGGCAATTTGTGGTTGGTTGCTCTTGCAGCCCAAAACCGGATCCATTGCTGATATTGCAGCATCAATTTTTGGCTTGTTTTATCTCGGCTTCCTTCCAAGTCATTGGCTGAGGCTTCGCAATCTGACGGATTTTGATATCGCTCCTGTATTGCAACGTTTAAGTATTGATAATTCCTGGCTTTCGTCGGGTTTATTAATCACTCTTGCGGCCTGTTTGATGGTTGTTGCTAGTGATATTGGTTCTTACATGATTGGTCGTCGGATCGGCCGTCATCCCCTGTCTCCAATCTCTCCTTCGAAGACGATTGAAGGGGCGATCGGAGGTGCATTGTGCTCTGTTTTGGTAGGAGCTTTGATGGCAAGCTTGATGGGATGGACCTTGGGTTGGCTGAGTGGTGGTTTGCTTGGAGCGCTGGTGGCATTATTTGCTCTTGTCGGTGACTTAACTGAATCGATGATGAAACGAGATGCAGGTGTCAAAGACTCTGGTGATGCTCTACCTGGGCATGGCGGGATTCTGGATCGAATCGATAGTTACTTATTTACCCCTGCGGTGGTGTATTACGCCTTGATTTTGGTAATGCCTTTAATCGCAAACTAA
- a CDS encoding DUF2993 domain-containing protein — MPSMNATSSGPLLQLLSNGLQLWIRSQCDDVGELKLTLQGSALQLLRGKLDGVSLTARKVSFQKLPLLRAELKTGALRAHINPSHPGQPIQLSHPFNIDGEVVLSGTDLNRAFASDRWRWLGDLLSEQLIGLTPLRALSIDDDLLELQAAVIATQDPVRARFGLQASEGTIEITHLETGKSFLLPMDPGIHIQHAHLKAGQLILQGKAIVSP; from the coding sequence ATGCCCTCCATGAATGCAACTAGCTCAGGACCGCTGCTTCAACTGCTCTCCAATGGTCTACAGCTTTGGATCCGCAGCCAATGCGATGACGTGGGTGAGTTGAAGCTGACCCTGCAAGGTTCGGCCTTGCAACTCCTGCGAGGCAAGCTGGACGGTGTGTCCTTAACGGCCCGCAAAGTGAGTTTTCAGAAACTCCCCCTTCTGCGTGCTGAACTGAAAACAGGTGCCCTTCGAGCACACATCAACCCCTCCCATCCTGGCCAGCCCATTCAGCTCTCCCATCCCTTCAACATTGATGGGGAGGTTGTCTTAAGCGGAACCGATCTCAATCGCGCTTTCGCCAGTGATCGTTGGAGGTGGCTGGGAGATCTCCTCAGTGAGCAATTGATAGGGCTAACTCCTCTTCGTGCTTTGAGCATCGACGACGACTTACTGGAATTGCAGGCTGCCGTGATTGCAACGCAAGATCCTGTTCGCGCTCGATTTGGTCTTCAGGCCTCAGAGGGCACCATTGAGATCACCCATCTCGAGACAGGAAAATCGTTTTTATTGCCGATGGATCCTGGCATTCACATACAACATGCGCACCTCAAAGCAGGCCAATTAATTCTTCAAGGGAAGGCAATCGTTAGCCCCTAA
- a CDS encoding alpha/beta fold hydrolase translates to MTNKRILENAASTLLDPLAREQLQGLDWLELSCTNAGSDHYPVVTVGSGPPVLLLHGFDSSNLEFRRLVPLLKTNNTLIIPDLFGFGFCPRPEHTSYGPELVLNHLDALLDTLPTDQTIGVIGASMGGSVAMELARRHPHRIDRLLLLAPAGLDGKPMPLPPVLDQVGVWFLGRPGVRRGLCRQAFADPDSNVGEPEIEIASLHLKVPGWARSLASFARSGGFAGCGSPLPSQPLHVLWGEQDRILRAPQKRSAQELLGDKLESVANCGHLPHIDQPELVAQRWLGSECPP, encoded by the coding sequence TTGACCAACAAGCGCATTCTCGAAAACGCAGCCTCCACACTTCTCGATCCTCTGGCCCGTGAGCAGCTTCAAGGATTGGACTGGTTGGAACTCTCTTGCACCAATGCGGGATCAGACCATTACCCAGTGGTCACAGTGGGCAGTGGGCCGCCCGTGCTGTTGCTGCATGGATTTGATAGCTCCAATCTGGAATTCCGACGCTTGGTGCCTCTGCTCAAAACCAACAACACGCTGATCATTCCCGATCTCTTCGGGTTTGGGTTCTGCCCAAGACCAGAACACACCAGCTACGGACCTGAGCTGGTTCTGAACCACCTCGATGCGCTGCTCGACACCCTGCCAACAGACCAAACCATCGGTGTGATCGGGGCCTCAATGGGTGGATCTGTTGCCATGGAACTCGCGCGGCGTCATCCCCATCGGATCGATCGCCTGCTGCTTCTGGCTCCAGCAGGTCTGGACGGCAAACCGATGCCACTGCCTCCGGTCCTCGACCAAGTTGGGGTTTGGTTTCTTGGAAGACCCGGCGTGAGACGAGGGTTATGCAGACAAGCCTTCGCCGATCCAGACAGCAATGTTGGAGAGCCTGAAATTGAGATTGCATCCCTGCATCTCAAGGTGCCTGGATGGGCGCGTTCCCTCGCGTCCTTCGCCCGCAGCGGAGGCTTTGCCGGTTGTGGCAGCCCGCTTCCCTCCCAGCCCTTGCATGTGCTCTGGGGTGAACAAGATCGCATCCTGCGCGCTCCTCAAAAACGGTCCGCTCAGGAGTTATTAGGAGACAAGCTTGAATCCGTTGCCAATTGCGGGCATCTTCCCCATATCGATCAGCCGGAGTTGGTGGCACAACGCTGGCTGGGATCAGAATGCCCTCCATGA
- a CDS encoding iron-containing alcohol dehydrogenase family protein yields the protein MTTSLVCHTHAIAPSRVIRGEQAWERSLPAIAALCQRPALLGRSSATQSIRAGLKADLTGSDLTVVEAQLNFDCCEEDLIRLEAFLKESACDCVIAAGGGKVLDAGKLLAFRLKLPCITVPLSAATCAGWTALANIYSRDGAFVSDQSLDACPDLLIFDHGLVRQAPNQTLASGIADALAKWYEASVGSGSSTDGIIQQAVQMARVLRDQLLIDALDAMARPDSESWVRVAEACGLTAGVIGGLGGAQCRTVAAHAVHNGLTQLPACHGKLHGEKVGFGILVQLRLEERLGGNQLAAQSRRQLLPLLKQLGVPITLQDLGLGETGLNDLRAICSFACRPGSDLHHLPFEVTETDLLEALVSTDADSRSVSTSLETEA from the coding sequence ATGACCACATCGTTGGTTTGCCATACCCATGCCATCGCTCCTTCCCGGGTCATTCGGGGGGAGCAGGCCTGGGAGCGAAGTCTTCCTGCCATTGCTGCTCTCTGTCAGAGACCTGCACTGCTTGGACGTAGTTCTGCAACCCAATCCATCCGTGCCGGATTAAAAGCCGATCTCACTGGAAGCGATCTCACAGTTGTAGAGGCCCAACTCAATTTCGACTGTTGCGAGGAGGACCTCATCCGCCTTGAAGCTTTTCTGAAGGAATCTGCTTGCGATTGCGTGATTGCAGCCGGTGGAGGAAAGGTCCTAGATGCGGGAAAACTTTTGGCGTTTCGCCTCAAACTTCCATGCATCACGGTGCCGCTTAGTGCCGCAACCTGTGCAGGCTGGACAGCTCTCGCAAACATCTATTCCCGAGATGGAGCGTTTGTTTCTGATCAGTCCCTTGATGCTTGCCCGGATCTCTTGATTTTTGATCACGGTCTAGTGCGTCAAGCACCAAACCAAACCCTGGCCAGTGGCATCGCCGACGCCCTCGCGAAGTGGTACGAAGCCTCTGTAGGAAGCGGATCCAGTACCGACGGAATCATCCAACAGGCCGTTCAAATGGCCCGGGTGCTTCGCGATCAACTCTTGATTGATGCCCTTGATGCCATGGCTCGTCCTGACAGTGAGTCTTGGGTGCGCGTCGCTGAAGCCTGTGGTCTTACCGCCGGTGTGATCGGAGGCCTTGGAGGAGCGCAATGCAGAACGGTTGCAGCCCACGCGGTGCATAACGGCCTAACGCAATTGCCGGCCTGTCACGGCAAGTTGCACGGCGAAAAAGTGGGTTTCGGCATTCTTGTGCAGCTCCGGCTTGAAGAACGCCTGGGCGGGAATCAATTAGCAGCTCAATCCCGCCGTCAACTTCTGCCCTTGCTCAAGCAGCTTGGAGTCCCCATCACGCTCCAAGATCTTGGTCTTGGAGAAACCGGCTTGAATGACTTGCGCGCCATTTGCAGCTTCGCCTGCCGGCCAGGATCCGATCTACACCATCTCCCCTTCGAAGTCACAGAGACCGATCTGCTTGAAGCTCTCGTGAGCACCGACGCGGACAGTCGCTCCGTCAGCACGTCGCTGGAGACTGAGGCTTGA
- a CDS encoding ATP-dependent Clp protease ATP-binding subunit translates to MFERFTEKAIKVIMLAQEEARRLGHNFVGTEQILLGLIGEGTGVAAKVLKSMGVNLKDARVEVEKIIGRGSGFVAVEIPFTPRAKRVLELSLEEARQLGHNYIGTEHLLLGLIREGEGVAARVLENLGVDLAKVRTQVIRMLGETAEVGAGGGGGAKGSTKTPTLDEFGTNLTQLATEAKLDPVVGRHKEIDRVIQILGRRTKNNPVLIGEPGVGKTAIAEGLAQRIQQGDIPDILEEKRVLTLDIGLLVAGTKYRGEFEERLKKIMEEIKSAGNVILVIDEVHTLIGAGAAEGAIDAANILKPALARGELQCIGATTLDEYRKHIERDAALERRFQPVTVGEPSIPETIEILRGLRERYEQHHRLKITDAALDAAATLGDRYISDRFLPDKAIDLIDEAGSRVRLLNSKLPPAAKEVDKELRAVQKEKEDAVREQDFNRAGELRDKEVELREKIRTLLQSSREDTPVNTGDEAQTSEAAVGEMAASEPTEGSVAKPQLLTTPVVDEEDIAHIVASWTGVPVQKLTESESFKLLNMEETLHQRLIGQDEAVKAVSKAIRRARVGLKNPNRPIASFIFSGPTGVGKTELTKALAAYFFGSEEAMIRLDMSEFMERHTVSKLIGSPPGYVGFNEGGQLTEAVRRRPYTVVLFDEIEKAHPDVFNLLLQLLEDGRLTDSKGRTVDFKNTLIIMTSNIGSKVIEKGGGGLGFEFSGENAEENQYNRIKSLVNEELKQYFRPEFLNRLDEIIVFRQLNREEVKDIAEIMLKEVFARIGDKGITLTVSNAFKERLVEEGYNPAYGARPLRRAVMRLLEDSLAEEVLTGRIKEGDSAEVDIDHDKKVVVRHLNTSTPVTPQLANAGV, encoded by the coding sequence ATGTTCGAGCGGTTTACCGAGAAGGCCATCAAGGTGATCATGCTGGCCCAAGAAGAGGCTCGTCGCCTCGGCCACAACTTTGTTGGAACAGAGCAAATTTTGTTGGGTTTGATCGGTGAAGGCACCGGCGTCGCCGCCAAGGTGCTCAAGTCGATGGGCGTCAACCTCAAGGATGCTCGAGTTGAAGTTGAAAAAATCATTGGCAGGGGATCTGGCTTCGTTGCCGTTGAAATCCCCTTCACGCCACGTGCCAAGCGTGTTCTTGAACTCTCCTTAGAAGAAGCAAGGCAGCTTGGCCACAACTACATCGGCACCGAGCATCTCCTTTTAGGCCTCATTCGTGAAGGAGAAGGCGTTGCAGCACGAGTGCTCGAAAATCTTGGAGTTGACCTGGCGAAGGTGCGCACTCAAGTGATTCGCATGCTCGGCGAAACAGCTGAGGTGGGTGCTGGTGGTGGAGGCGGAGCCAAAGGCTCTACCAAAACCCCAACTTTGGATGAATTCGGTACGAACCTCACCCAACTGGCAACTGAAGCCAAGTTGGACCCGGTTGTCGGACGCCACAAGGAGATCGACCGAGTGATTCAAATCCTCGGCCGACGCACAAAAAACAACCCTGTTCTCATCGGTGAACCTGGTGTTGGCAAAACAGCTATTGCCGAGGGCTTGGCTCAACGGATTCAGCAAGGTGATATTCCAGACATTCTTGAAGAAAAGCGAGTTCTCACCCTCGACATCGGCTTGCTTGTTGCAGGTACGAAGTATCGCGGGGAGTTTGAAGAGCGGCTGAAAAAGATCATGGAAGAGATCAAATCAGCCGGCAATGTGATTTTGGTGATCGACGAAGTTCATACGTTGATTGGTGCTGGTGCAGCCGAAGGTGCGATTGACGCAGCAAACATTCTCAAGCCAGCACTAGCTCGAGGTGAACTTCAATGCATCGGAGCAACAACGCTCGATGAATACCGCAAACATATTGAGCGCGATGCGGCTTTGGAACGTCGTTTCCAGCCCGTCACGGTGGGCGAACCTTCCATTCCGGAAACCATTGAAATCCTGAGGGGACTGCGTGAGCGCTATGAGCAGCACCATCGCCTGAAAATCACTGACGCGGCTCTCGATGCAGCGGCAACATTGGGTGATCGATACATCTCCGATCGTTTCCTTCCAGACAAGGCCATTGATCTGATTGATGAAGCTGGAAGCAGAGTTCGTTTGCTCAATTCCAAGCTGCCTCCTGCAGCCAAGGAAGTGGATAAAGAGCTCCGCGCCGTCCAGAAGGAAAAAGAGGATGCGGTTCGCGAACAAGATTTCAATCGTGCGGGAGAACTGCGTGATAAAGAAGTTGAGTTGCGTGAAAAGATCCGTACGTTGCTGCAAAGCAGCAGAGAAGATACCCCAGTCAATACTGGGGATGAGGCTCAAACCTCTGAGGCTGCAGTTGGTGAAATGGCGGCCTCTGAACCCACAGAGGGATCAGTCGCAAAACCACAACTTCTCACCACTCCTGTTGTGGACGAGGAAGACATCGCCCACATTGTGGCCTCATGGACCGGGGTTCCCGTTCAGAAACTCACAGAAAGTGAGTCCTTCAAATTGTTGAACATGGAGGAAACTCTCCATCAGCGGTTGATCGGACAAGATGAAGCCGTGAAAGCGGTGTCCAAGGCAATTCGTCGTGCCCGGGTTGGCCTAAAAAACCCCAATCGTCCTATTGCAAGCTTCATTTTCTCGGGCCCTACTGGTGTAGGCAAAACAGAGCTCACCAAGGCTCTAGCCGCCTATTTCTTCGGCAGCGAAGAAGCGATGATTCGCCTTGACATGTCGGAGTTCATGGAGAGGCATACGGTCAGCAAATTGATCGGTTCTCCTCCGGGCTACGTGGGATTTAACGAAGGAGGACAGCTCACTGAAGCGGTTCGTCGTCGTCCCTACACCGTTGTGCTCTTTGACGAAATCGAGAAAGCCCATCCCGATGTTTTCAACTTGCTTCTGCAACTTCTAGAGGACGGTCGCCTGACCGATTCCAAAGGAAGAACCGTTGATTTCAAAAACACTTTGATCATCATGACTTCGAACATTGGTTCGAAAGTGATTGAGAAAGGTGGCGGCGGACTTGGTTTTGAATTCTCTGGTGAAAATGCTGAGGAGAATCAATACAACAGGATTAAATCTCTTGTTAATGAGGAACTAAAGCAGTACTTCAGGCCTGAATTCCTGAACCGTCTCGATGAAATCATTGTCTTCCGTCAACTCAACCGTGAGGAAGTGAAAGACATCGCCGAGATCATGCTTAAAGAAGTGTTCGCTCGAATCGGTGACAAGGGAATCACTTTGACGGTCTCCAATGCCTTCAAAGAGCGTCTTGTGGAGGAGGGCTACAACCCTGCCTACGGAGCAAGACCACTGCGTCGTGCAGTGATGCGCCTTCTCGAAGACAGCCTGGCGGAGGAAGTCCTCACCGGCCGTATCAAGGAAGGTGATTCCGCTGAGGTGGACATCGACCACGACAAAAAAGTGGTTGTCCGCCACCTCAACACCTCCACCCCAGTGACACCCCAATTGGCCAACGCTGGGGTTTGA
- a CDS encoding GNAT family N-acetyltransferase produces MLLNPDSKTIRLQRTHALACLKLDALSLHGLWTSDHWERELSDPQRICIGIAASADTLLAMACGWVVLDELQITVLGVEPEHRRRGLGRAVLKRLLLDASSAGARHAILDVAEDNHGARTLYSAFGFQTVGRRDRYYRDGKDALIQSLEMQREMKLNSALSW; encoded by the coding sequence ATGCTTCTCAACCCTGACTCCAAAACGATCCGACTCCAGCGAACGCATGCTTTGGCATGCCTGAAACTCGATGCCCTATCCCTCCATGGCCTTTGGACTTCAGACCATTGGGAGCGAGAACTCTCCGACCCCCAGCGAATTTGTATCGGGATTGCTGCTAGCGCAGACACGTTGTTAGCAATGGCCTGTGGCTGGGTTGTTTTGGATGAACTCCAAATCACTGTGCTTGGGGTTGAACCAGAGCATCGGCGCCGCGGACTGGGCCGAGCAGTTTTGAAACGGCTGCTACTGGATGCCAGCAGCGCAGGCGCGAGACACGCCATCCTCGATGTGGCTGAAGACAATCACGGGGCACGAACTCTTTACAGCGCGTTTGGCTTCCAAACTGTTGGTCGCCGTGACCGCTACTACCGAGACGGCAAGGACGCCTTGATTCAGTCGTTAGAGATGCAAAGAGAAATGAAACTCAATTCAGCACTCAGCTGGTAG
- the lysA gene encoding diaminopimelate decarboxylase yields the protein MATPYESGCDPVSPNRNLAPVSAELDDQGRLMVGGCCLSELAERYGTPLYVLDEVSIRASAQEYREALKRHYHGDSLAVYASKAHSSLALTGLVASEGLGLDAVSAGELLTALNGGMPPERMVLHGNNKSVEELALAYSHGVMVVADNQHDLDCLAELVPKGAAPVRLMLRFTPGIECHTHEYIRTGHLDSKFGFDPDQLQPVLTALAGCAWARVEGLHAHIGSQIFELDPHRDLAAVMADALKLARELGHPVRDLNVGGGLGIRYVESDDPPSIDAWVKVVADAVTVACRERGLELPRLMCEPGRSLVASSGVTVYTVGARKVVPGVRTYVSVDGGMSDNPRPITYQSLYTACLADRPLAPADETITLAGKHCESGDVLLKDLSFPSCRSGEVLVVLATGAYNLSMSSNYNRIPRPAAVLVHQGEAELIQRREQPEDLLRYDLMPDRLRSVH from the coding sequence TTGGCCACACCTTATGAATCCGGCTGTGATCCCGTCAGCCCCAATCGCAATCTGGCTCCCGTGTCGGCTGAGCTCGATGATCAAGGCCGTCTGATGGTGGGGGGCTGCTGTCTGAGCGAACTCGCAGAGCGATACGGCACCCCGCTTTACGTCCTTGATGAGGTCAGTATTCGTGCCTCCGCTCAGGAGTATCGGGAAGCCCTAAAGCGTCATTACCACGGTGATTCCCTTGCCGTGTATGCATCCAAAGCCCATAGCTCCCTGGCCTTAACAGGCCTCGTGGCCTCAGAAGGGCTTGGTCTTGATGCCGTCTCCGCTGGAGAGCTGCTTACAGCCCTTAACGGCGGCATGCCACCGGAACGCATGGTGCTGCATGGCAACAACAAATCTGTTGAGGAGCTCGCCCTCGCCTACAGCCATGGCGTGATGGTCGTAGCTGATAACCAGCACGATCTGGATTGCCTGGCTGAGCTCGTTCCTAAGGGCGCAGCGCCCGTGCGCTTGATGCTGCGTTTCACACCGGGCATCGAATGCCATACCCACGAGTACATCCGTACAGGACATCTAGACAGCAAATTCGGGTTTGATCCCGATCAGCTGCAGCCCGTGTTGACAGCCTTGGCAGGGTGTGCGTGGGCTCGTGTTGAAGGTCTACATGCGCACATCGGGTCGCAGATTTTTGAACTGGATCCGCATCGGGATTTGGCGGCTGTGATGGCTGATGCCCTCAAGTTGGCCCGTGAGCTCGGTCACCCAGTGCGTGATCTCAATGTTGGTGGGGGACTCGGAATTCGCTACGTCGAATCAGACGATCCACCGTCGATCGATGCTTGGGTCAAGGTGGTGGCAGACGCGGTGACCGTGGCGTGCCGGGAGCGCGGTCTTGAATTGCCACGCTTGATGTGCGAGCCGGGTCGTTCTCTGGTGGCGTCCAGTGGCGTGACGGTTTACACCGTGGGCGCTCGCAAGGTGGTACCAGGCGTTCGCACCTACGTCTCCGTTGACGGTGGCATGAGCGACAACCCGCGTCCGATCACCTACCAGTCGCTCTACACGGCATGTCTTGCGGACCGCCCCCTGGCGCCGGCAGACGAAACGATCACCTTGGCTGGGAAGCACTGTGAATCCGGCGACGTGTTGCTCAAGGATTTGTCGTTTCCGTCTTGCCGCAGCGGTGAGGTGCTGGTGGTCCTGGCAACAGGTGCCTACAACCTTTCGATGAGCTCGAACTACAACCGGATTCCGAGACCCGCTGCTGTGTTGGTGCATCAAGGAGAGGCGGAACTGATTCAGCGGCGTGAGCAGCCAGAGGATTTACTGCGTTATGACCTGATGCCAGATCGCCTGCGCTCGGTACACTGA
- the cdaA gene encoding diadenylate cyclase CdaA, producing MAVLQLRLLIDVLCASALGFLLFTRVNEQRTLWLLRGYLFLVALAWFVKRFFNLPLTSTLVDALVLACSLSLAILWQGELRRLMELLGTGRLAVLLGNPQSKLRATASTVAQLTDAAGRLSKSRRGALMVVDLGSDLRPEDFLNPGVTVDAQLSSELLLNLFASDTPLHDGAVVLKGNRILSAGVILPLSRQGISRYGTRHLAALGITERFDRCICVVVSEETGTLSLANQGKLERPITSSRLQDLLTELMAAPVSSASAKTGSSRSVKNASQDSSL from the coding sequence ATGGCGGTGTTGCAACTTCGCCTGCTGATCGACGTTTTATGCGCCTCTGCTCTCGGTTTTCTTCTCTTTACGAGAGTCAACGAGCAGCGAACCCTTTGGCTGTTGAGGGGTTACCTGTTTCTCGTTGCTCTCGCTTGGTTCGTCAAGCGGTTTTTCAATCTTCCGCTGACATCGACGTTGGTCGATGCATTAGTTCTCGCCTGCTCCCTTTCTCTGGCCATTCTTTGGCAGGGTGAATTGCGCCGCTTGATGGAGCTCCTCGGCACAGGGCGGCTCGCCGTTCTGTTGGGCAATCCTCAAAGCAAGCTCAGAGCGACCGCCAGCACTGTCGCCCAATTAACCGATGCTGCAGGTCGGCTGTCTAAATCTCGCCGCGGTGCCTTGATGGTGGTGGATTTAGGCAGTGACTTGCGCCCCGAGGATTTCCTGAACCCAGGGGTAACCGTCGACGCTCAGTTGAGCAGTGAACTCCTTCTCAATCTGTTTGCTTCCGACACACCTCTCCATGATGGTGCCGTGGTGCTGAAGGGAAATCGCATTCTTTCTGCTGGCGTGATCTTGCCGCTGTCGCGTCAAGGCATCAGTCGCTATGGCACAAGACACCTCGCTGCTTTAGGCATTACAGAACGCTTCGACCGCTGCATTTGTGTGGTGGTTTCTGAAGAAACAGGCACGTTGTCGCTCGCGAATCAGGGCAAGCTCGAACGTCCGATCACCAGTTCGCGTCTTCAGGATTTATTGACCGAGTTGATGGCGGCTCCGGTGTCCTCTGCTTCAGCGAAAACCGGGTCTTCACGTAGCGTGAAAAATGCTTCCCAGGACTCATCGCTTTGA